A genome region from Leptospira langatensis includes the following:
- a CDS encoding MBL fold metallo-hydrolase, whose translation MKIKLYGVRGSLPTPLSGSEYREKLEKILETAHLEFKTKNGSFSVQHFLQSLDPSLLRPVGGNTTCVYVESQKGEKLIIDCGSGMRELGNDLLKEGIAKGGKIKVLVTHTHWDHIQGWPFFKPGYIPSVEIDFYSTIENLKERFDRQQNPENFPITLDEMMSKKTFTLLKRQKTVQIGDFKVTPFLLKHPGNCTGYHIEENGKSFLFCTDVEVRDEDLDEFAHLRENFGKPDMLIIDAQYSSEEADRKIGWGHTSGKMAVRCGEVLGVHKLVLTHHEPDHPDEEIIRMFNQEKGSTDLDEIVLARESDTFLL comes from the coding sequence GTGAAAATAAAATTATACGGAGTAAGAGGATCTCTTCCTACTCCGCTTTCCGGTTCCGAATATAGAGAAAAACTAGAGAAGATCCTGGAGACCGCTCATCTTGAATTCAAAACCAAGAACGGATCCTTCTCAGTACAGCATTTTTTACAAAGCTTAGATCCGAGCCTGCTACGTCCTGTAGGAGGAAATACCACCTGCGTCTATGTAGAATCCCAAAAAGGGGAAAAGTTGATCATAGATTGCGGCTCTGGGATGAGAGAACTCGGTAACGATCTGCTTAAGGAAGGCATCGCAAAGGGTGGTAAGATCAAGGTCCTAGTGACCCATACTCATTGGGATCATATTCAAGGCTGGCCATTCTTCAAGCCAGGTTATATTCCCTCCGTCGAAATCGATTTCTATTCTACCATTGAGAACTTGAAAGAAAGATTTGATCGGCAACAAAATCCGGAGAATTTCCCGATCACCTTGGACGAGATGATGTCCAAGAAAACATTCACTCTGTTAAAAAGACAGAAAACGGTCCAGATAGGGGATTTCAAGGTGACTCCCTTCCTTCTGAAGCATCCAGGGAATTGTACAGGATACCATATAGAAGAGAACGGCAAAAGCTTTCTATTCTGCACGGACGTAGAAGTCCGTGATGAGGATCTCGATGAGTTCGCTCATCTAAGGGAGAACTTCGGTAAACCCGATATGCTGATCATAGATGCTCAATATAGCTCCGAAGAAGCGGACCGTAAGATCGGTTGGGGGCACACTTCGGGAAAGATGGCGGTAAGATGTGGAGAAGTATTAGGTGTGCATAAGTTGGTACTAACGCACCATGAACCCGATCATCCGGATGAAGAGATCATACGAATGTTCAATCAAGAGAAGGGATCCACAGACTTAGATGAGATCGTACTAGCCAGAGAGTCGGATACCTTCCTTCTATAA